The window GGACGAAGAACCCGCCGAGCTCGCCTACGACGTGCTGGTCTGGACCGGTGGCATCACGGGTCAGCCAGAGGCACAGGACCTCGAACTCGAACAGGACGAGCGCTCCCACCGCTTCTTCGCGGAGGACGATTTCCAGACGAGCGACGACCGCGTCTTCGCGGTCGGTGACTGTGCACTGGTCGAACAGGGGTCCGACAACGTCGCACCGCCGACGGCGCAGGCCGCTTGGGACGCCGCCGACGTCGCCGGCGAGAACGTCGCTCGCGCCATCGCCGGCCGTCCGCTCAAGCGCTGGTCGTTCACCGACAAGGGGACGGTCATCTCCATCGGCGAGGACGCCGTCGCCCACGGCGTCAAATTCCCCGTCGTCGGCGAGTTCCCGGTCAACGTCTTCGGTGGCCCCCTCGCCAAGATGCTGAAGAAGGGTATCGCCGCCAACTGGATTGCCGACGTGACCTCCGTCAACCGCGCACTCTCGGCGTGGAGCGACCTGTAAACTGACCCGTTCGGTACGCACTCGACACTCCTCGATTCGTCACGTCTTTTCCCCACTTCTCTTCGTCTGCTGTTCTCGCGCACGTGAGGACAGTGTTCTCACTACCGAATCGCCGTGTTAGCGCTCAGACGGTGCGCACGCTGTTGCGGTCGTTCGCAGTAGAACAGAGAAGAGACGGCGAGAGAGTTAGTGCGACGGTTCGCCGACTGGGGCCTCCATATCGTCGATACGGAGGATGAGGATGTTGCTCGTGTCGTCCTTGCCGTCGAGTGTGCCGTCGATGACGAGTTTCGAGAGCGGCGTCGGACCGACGCGAATCTTGTCTCCTTCGTGGAAGTCACGAACCGAGCCCTGCACGTGAATCTCTGCGCGGCAGAGTTCGGGGTGGTGGACGCTCGACAGGTCGATTTCGTCGACGTTCACGCCTTCGACCTGCTCGTCGTTGTGGAACAGCGGAACCGACGCGGGTTCGTCCATCTTGTCTACGTCGAGTGCCTCGTAGGCGTTCGCCGTCGGCTTGTAGCCACCCTTTGGGCCGGGTACACCCTCGACGAGCTGGAGCGCTTTCAGACTCTGCATCTGGTTGCGGATGGTGCCCGGATTACGGTTGACCTCCTCCGCAATGTCTTCTCCTTTCACCGCATCTTCGGAGTCTCGGTAGAGATTGATGAGTGCGGTAAGGATAGTTTTCTGACTCGAAGTCAGCTCGATTGACGACATGGAGAGTGGTTCGCTACATACGTCCTTAAATCCGATGGATGGTGGGTCGAATATTCTGTTCGGTCCCGTTGTAACGAACACCTTTTCAAGAATGTCAAAGTGGGACAGACGTTCATCGAGTTGGTGTCGATAGCCCTTTACGCTTCACGGGAGTGCGGTCGAATCATGAACGGGAAACGAGTGCTCGTCACCGGCGGTGCAGGGTTCATCGGTTCCAACCTCGCGAACTCGCTCGCCGGAGACAACGACGTCGTCGCCATCGACGACCTCTACCTCGGGACGCCCGAGAACCTCGACGACGCAGTCGAGTTCCACGACGTGAGCGTGCTCGACGACGACTTGCCGACCGAGGATGTGGACGTGGTGTTCCACCTCGCGGCGCTGTCGTCGTACAAGATGCACGAAGATGACCCGGCACGCGGTGCCCGTGTCAACGTCGAAGGATTCGTCAACACGGTCGAACAGGCCCGCAACGACGGGTGCGACACCGTCGTCTACGCCTCCACGTCGTCGATTTACGGGTCGCGGACCGACCCGTCGCCCGAAGACATGCCTGTCGAGGCGCGGACGGGGTACGAGGCGTCGAAACTCGCACGCGAACGCTATGCCGAATACTTCCACCACCACTACGACATGCACCTCGCCGGCCTGCGTTTCTTCTCTGTCTATCAGGGATTCGGCGGGGCGGAAGAACACAAAGGCGAGTTCGCCAACACCGTCGCACAGTTCGCCGACAAGATTGCCCACGGCGAACGACCCGAACTCTTCGGGGACGGGTCACAGACGCGCGACTTCACCCACGTCGACGACGTCGTCCGCGGCATCGAACTCGCCGCCGACCACCGACTTCAGGGTATCTACAACCTCGGGACGGGCGAGAGTTACTCGTTCAACGAGATGGTTTCGATGATAAACGACGCTCTTGGAACCGACGTGGACCCTGCGTACATCGAGAACCCACTGGACGTGTACGTCCACGATACGATGGCCGATTGCACGAAGATTCGCGAGGCGACCGGATGGGAACCGGAAATCTCGTTCGACGAGGGCGTCCGTCGCGTCTGCGAACCGTACCACTCCGACTAACTCCCCGACGCCTCCGGCGCCGGTGACCGACTTCGTTCTTCGAACTCCACGTTCACGGTGACGTCTCGCTGCGTCGTCGCACGTATCTCGTTCCCGAACCGAGATGCTAACTGAGGATACTGTTCACCGACTGGGTGCTGGACAGTGACCGTGACTTCTCGGGGGGCGTCACTCAGTCCCGCAGTTCCGAAGTCGACTCGAACCGAGAGGAGTTCGAGCGAGTCGTACGTCGGGTCGTCCAGGACGGTCTGAACCGCCGCTGTCGATTGATTCTCGAACACGATGTGTGAGGTAAGCAGGGCCCCCGGTCCGAGTACCGTCAGCCCGAGCAGTGCGATGGCGACCCACGTCGTCCGGTTTCCGACGAGTGTCCGGACGAACGCGCGCGTAGACGATGCCGAGTCCCAGTCGGTGGGACGGTAGCCGAGATACCACAGCGAGAGCGTTCCAGCGAAGACGATGCCGACGATGTTGACCACGAGTAGCGTGAGTGCACCGACAGTCACCGTCGGAATGCCCCACGCGACGCCGATGCCGACTGCCGCCGCGGCGGGAACGGTCGCAGCAGCGACGGCGACACCAACAATCGAGACTGGAAGTTCGGTGGCGAGGCCCACGCCTCCGGCGGCACCGGCACAGAGTGCGACGAGCAACGTCAACAGGCCCGGCGACGAACGACTCGCTATCTGCTGGACTGTCGTCACGTCCAGCGACGGAGGGACGAACTGTGCCGTCTTGAGTCCCCACCCGAGGAGGGCGGCAGCGACGGCGGCGACGGCGAGTCCACTCACCGTCGACCGAATCCCTTGTGTGAACATCGTCTCGTCGCCGAGTGCCGCACCGACGCTCCCCGTGAGTGCTGCTCCGATTTGTGGTGCGATGACCATCGACCCGACGACGAGTGCGGGCGAGTCGAGCAACAACCCTGCTGTCGCGACGAGGGCGCTCAGAATCGTCATCAGGTAGTACGCCGTCGGTTGCGGGTTGAGGTCGTGTGCCTTCGTCTGAATCTCTTCGTTCGAGACGCGCTCTTCTTCTTCGTGGCCTTCGACGAACCGCTCGACGAGGTGGTCGTAGTTCGGTGTGTTCGCCGACTCGGCGTTGCCGATGACGAGATGGTCTTCTTCGAATCCCGTCTCGGCGAGGTTGTCTCTGATTCTATCGACTGCCTCTGTCGGCACCGGAAAGACGACGAGGAAGGCCCGACTCTCGTCGTCTGCGCGTTCGTCGTGAATCGGGAGTGCCACGGGGTCGATGTTCTCGTCTCGAAGTGTGCCGAGGACCGCGTCGAGGTGGCCACTCCCGACGCGCATCTGAAGGAGACGCATGCCGTGGGATACAACGCCTCGCCGCAAAAATCGGGATGCTGTCTGGTCTGTTCACCGGACGGTCTGCCGTTCCGAGGTGTCCGCATGAGTGTGGTTTCCGATGCCACTAAACACCCGCACCGAGTGATTCGACTATGGAACGGAACGTTCGAATTCTCGGTGCACCGACTGACTACGGTGCAAACCGTCGTGGTGTGGACATGGGTCCTTCTGCGATTCGATATGCGGGACTGACGGCGCAACTGGAGTCTGCGGGTGTCTCGACGACGGATGCGGGTGACCTCAGCGTCCCCCACCACGCGACGCGCGACGCCGACGCAGGTGCAGAGAACGCAAAACACATCCAGGAAGTCGAAGAGGTGTGTACCGCACTCGCCGACACTGTCTCGACTGCGCTCGCGGACGGGGCGACGCCGCTCGCCCTCGGCGGCGACCACTCTATCGCAATCGGGTCGATGGTCGGCAGTGCCCGCGACGCCGACATCGGTGTCGTCTGGTTCGACGCCCACGGCGACTTCAACACGCCGGGAACCTCACCGTCGGGGAACGTCCACGGGATGCCCCTCGCTGCGGCCCTCGGTATCGGCGACTTCGACGGCGTCGAATGGGCGAACGCCGACGGCCTGAACGAAGAGAACGTCGCCATCGTCGGCCTCCGCGACGTGGACGAAAACGAGACAGCGGCGATTCGCGACAGCGACGTGACTGCCTACACGATGTCCGACATCGACGAACGTGGCATCACCGAGGTGACGCAGGACGCACTCGACGTTGCCACGAGTGGAACGGACGGTATCCACATCAGTCTGGACCTCGATTGGCTCGACCCCCGCGAAGCACCGGGTGTCGGGACGCCCGTCCGCGGCGGTGCCACGTACCGAGAGGCACACGCGGCGATGGAACTCGTCGCCGAGTCGGAGGCGATGCGGTCGTTCGAACTCGTCGAGGTCAACCCCATCCTCGACCAGCACAACGAGACGGCAACGCTCGCGACTGAACTCGCCGCCAGCGCCTTCGGCAAGCGCATCCTCTGATGGCAGCGCCGAGAGAAGCACCCGCACCGCACGACTTGGCCGCCGGCGTCGTCGTCATCCGTGACGACGCCATCCTCGCGGTGTACGAGAAGGACCGCTGGGGACTGCCGAAAGGCGGGTCCGAACCCGGGGAGTTCTTCTTCGAGACGGCCGCCCGCGAGGCAGCAGAAGAGACTGGCATCCCGGTCGAAATTCAGTCGCTCGCCTTCACGAGCGAGATTCGCGGCCCGGACCGCCGTATCTACCTCCAGCGGTTCTATCACGCCGAGGCGCAGGACGACGCCGATCCGTCACCCCGCGACCCGGACGACGAAATCGAAGAAGCAGCGTACCTCCCACTGTCCGAACTGGGGTCGACGCTCACGTACCGTCCGCGTGTCGAACCCCTCCGTGAGTGGTTGCGGGACCGGAAACCCCGGCACTACACGTACGACCTGACGAGCGAACCGTCGCACGTCGACGAGTAGCCACTCGGAGACCGATTTTTTGAGAACAGGAACGAGATGGGAAACCCCTATTAGCGGTTACTCTTCGTCCGCTTCGGGTTCTTCGTCTGCGTCGGGTGCAGCGCTCACTTCGTTCGTTTCCGCTGTTTCGTCTGCATCGCCTGCGTCCACTGCGTCGTCTTCGAGTTCCTCGTCTTCGGTCGTCATCGCCGGCGGAATCACGTCGACAGAGGCGACGGTGTCGCCCGCGTCGAGGTCCATGACGATGACGCCCATCGTGTTGCGACCGACCGTCGAGATGTCTTCGACGGGCGTCCGGAGTATCTGGCCCTCGTCGGACATGACGACGAGGTGGTCGCCTTCGCCGACGGTGTTGATGGCGCAGACCGGGCCGTTTCGCTCGTTCGTCTTGATGTCGATGAGCCCTTTCCCGTTACGGGATTGCGCGCGGTACTTGTCGAGGTCGGTCCGTTTGCCGTACCCGTTTTCGGTGACGGTGAGAATCCAACTGTGGTGGGCTTCGTCGATGGCGGCGACGCCGGCGACCTGGTCGTCGCCGGTGAGTTTGATGCCGCGCACACCGCGGGCCGAGCGACCCATCGCACGAACTTCGTCTTCGTCGAAGCGGATGGACATTCCCTGTTCGGTGCCGATGACTAAGTCGTGCGCACCGCGGGTGACCTCCACGTCGACGAGTTCGTCGCCGTCGTCCAGTTTGGTGGCGATGATACCCGTCGAGAGGATGTTCTGGAAGCGGTCCATGTTCGTCCGCTTGATGTACCCGCTTCGGGTCACCATCGTCAGGTAGCCGTCTTCTTCCTCTAAGTCGTCACAGTTGACGACGGCGGTAATCTCCTCTCCGTCGTCGAAGTCAAGCAGGTTGACTGCGGACTTGCCGCGGGCGGTGCGGGACATCTCCGGAACCTGGTAGGTCTTGAGTTGGTAGACCTGCCCGTGGTTGGTGAAGCACAACAGGTCGTCGTGGGTGTTCGTGACGAATACCGACGACACCTTGTCGCCTTCCTTCAGGTCGGTGCCGATGATGCCTTTGCCACCGCGGTGCTGGGCGCGGAAGCGCGAGACGGGCATCCGCTTGATGTAGTCGTCTTCGCTGACGACGACGACGACGTCCTCTTCGGGGATGAGGTCTGCGCGGGTGACTTCGCCGGTGTTGGCGACGAACGAGGTCCGCCGGTCGTCGGCGTACTCGTCTTTGATGTCGAGGAGTTCGGATTCGATGACGGCGTCCAGTTCGGACGCGTCCCCGAGGATGGTTTCGAGGCGCTCGATGGTCGCCTGCACGTCCTCGTACTCGTCTTCGATTTCGGCCGCTTCCATCGAGGTGAGCGAACCGAGTTGCATCGAGACGATGTGGTTCGCCTGGTCTTCGGAGAAGTCGAACGCCGGAAGTGGTTCGCCGTCGACCTCGACGGTCACCTCGCCACGGAGTGCGGCCTTCGCGTCGTCACGACTCTCGGAGTTTCGGATGGTCTCGACCACGTCGTCGATGTTGTCGAGGGCCTTCAGGCGGCCTTCGAGGATGTGTGCCCGGTCTTCGGCCTCGGCGAGTTCGTACTCGGAGCGCCGACGGACCACGTCGCGGCGGTGGTCGAGGTAGTGCTGGAGCGTCTCTTTGAGCGTCAGCACTTGGGGTTGGCCGTCCACGAGGGCGAGGTTGATGACGCCGAACGTGGATTCGAGGTGGTTGTCGAGCAGTTGGTTCTTGACGACTTCCGCCATCGCGCCGCGCTTGAGTTCGATGACGACGCGGATACCGTCGCGGTCGGACTCGTCGCGGATGTCGCGGATGCCCTCTATCTTGCCGGCGTTCACGTCGTCGGCGATTCGCTCGATGAGGCGGGCCTTGTTCTCCTGATACGGGAGTTCGTTGATGACGATACGGCCTTCCTCTTCGTCTACATCGTAGTCGGCGCGGACACGGACTCGCCCGCGACCCGTCTTGTACGCCTTGTGGACCGCGTTTCGGCCGACGATGTTCGCACCGGTTGGGAAGTCCGGCCCTTTGACGTGCTCCATCAGGTCGCTGACGGTTGCATCGGGATTCTCGATGAGTTCGACGGTGGCGTCGATGACTTCACCGAGGTTGTGCGGCGGGATGTTCGTGGACATCCCGACGGCGATACCGGACGACCCGTTGACGAGCAGGTTCGGGAACGACGACGGAAGGACGGTCGGTTCCTGTTTGCGGTCGTCGTAGTTCGACTGGAAGTCGACGGTGTCTTTGTCGATATCCGCGAGGAGTTCCTCCGCGATGGAGGACATCCGCGCTTCCGTGTACCGCATCGCTGCCGGCGGGTCACCGTCGACAGACCCGAAGTTCCCCTGTCCGTCGACGAGGGGGTAACGCATGGAGAAATCCTGTGCCATGCGCGCGAGAGTGTCGTAGATTGCGGAGTCACCGTGCGGGTGGTAGTCACCCATCGTCTCGCCCACGATGGACGAAGACTTCCGGTGTGAGGAGTTGGAGGTCACACCGGCCTGATGCATCGCGTAGAGGATGCGTCGGTGGACCGGTTTCAGGCCGTCGCGGACGTCCGGAAGAGCACGTCCTGCGATGACCGACATCGCGTAGTCGATGTACGACTGTTCCATCTCGTCTTCGATGCGAGCGTTGCGAATCTCCGCCGCGATGCCCGCGCCGGGTTCGAAGGAATCAGGTGCGTCAGAACTCATATTAGATGTCTACCCACTCGGCTTCGGTCGCGTGTTCTTTGATGAACTCTTTTCGAGGTTCGACAGCGTCGCCCATCAGAATGCTGAACATCCGGTCGGCGGCGGCGGCGTCCTCGATGGTGATGCGCTTGAGGACGCGGTTTTCGGGGTTCATCGTCGTCTCCCACAGTTGGTCGGGGTTCATCTCGCCGAGACCCTTGAACCGCTGGACCTGCGTGGGGTTACCGTTACACTTCTCTTCGATGATGCGGTCCCGCTCTTCCTCGTTCATCGCGTCGTAGGTGTTGCCACGGTAGCGGACGCGGTAGAGTGGGGGTTGCGCCGCGTAGACGTAGCCCGCTTCGATGAGGGGGCGCATGTGGCGGTACAGAAGCGTGAGGAGCAGGGTTCGAATGTGTGCCCCGTCCACGTCGGCGTCAGTCATCAGGATGATGCGGTTGTACCGCGCGTCCTCGATGTCGAACTCGTCGCCGATGCCCGCCCCGATGGCGGTGATGAGTGCGCGAACCTCGTTGTTCTGGAGGATGCGGTCGAGACGGTGTTTCTCGACGTTCAGAATCTTCCCACGGAGGGGGAGAATCGCCTGGAACTTCCGGTCGCGGCCCTGCTTTGCAGACCCGCCTGCGGAGTCGCCCTCGACGACGAACAGTTCGGACTCGGAGGGGTCGCGCGTCTGACAGTCTGCGAGTTTGCCCGGCAGTGCGGTGGATTCGAGCGCCGACTTGCGGCGAGTGAGTTCTTCGGCCTGTTTCGCGGCCTTGCGGGCGCGTGCGGCCTCGACGGCCTTCATGATGATGGCCTGCGCCACGTCCGGGTTCTCCTCGAAGTACGTGCCAAGTTTCTCGTGCGTGACACTCTCGACGATACCACGAACCTCGGAGTTGCCGAGTTTCGTCTTCGTCTGGCCCTCGAACTGCGGGTCGGGGTGCTTGATGGAGATGACGGCGGTGAGGCCTTCACGAACGTCCTCGCCGCGGAGGTTGTCGCCGTCGAGGTCCGAGAGCATCCCCTCGGAGTTCGCGTAGTCGTTGACGACACGGGTGAGTGCCGTCTTGAACCCGGTCAGGTGGGTTCCGCCTTCACGGGTGTTGATGTTGTTGGCGAAGGCGTGGATGGAACCCTGTAACTCGTCGGTCGCCTGCATGGCGATTTCGACGGCGATGCCGTCTGACTCGTCTTCGTAGTAGATGACGTCCTCGTGGAGTGACGTCTTCGTCTCGTCGAGGTACTCGACGAACTCACGGATTCCACCCTCGAAGAGGAAGGTGCTCGACTCGCCGGTTCGCTCGTCGGTGAGCGCGATTTCGACGCCGGAGTTGAGGAATGCGAGTTCCCGAAGCCGGTTTTCGAGCGTCTTGAAGTCGAACTCGTCCGTCTCGAAAATATCGCTGTCGGGCCAGAACGTGATGACCGTCCCGGTGTCTTCGTCCGGTTCGAGGTCACGAACGCGTTCGAATCCGTCCGGGAGTGGTTCGCCGAGTTCGAAGCGGTGACGCCAGAGTGCGCCGTCGCGCTTGACTTCGACTTCCAGTTCCTTCGAGAGTGCGTTGACGACGGAGACACCGACGCCGTGCAGACCTCCGGAGACCTGGTAGGATTTGTTGTCGAACTTCCCCCCCGCGTGGAGGATGGTCATGATGACCTCCAGGGCAGGTCGGTCGTACTGTTCGTGCGTATCTACCGGGATACCACGGCCATTGTCTGCGACACTCACTGACCCGTCTTCGTGAAGAGTCACTTCGATAGCGTCACAATACCCCGCGAGTGCTTCGTCGATGGAGTTGTCGACGACTTCGTAGACGAGGTGATGGAGTCCGCGAGAATCGGTGGACCCGATGTACATCGCCGGACGCTTTCGAACGGCTTCGAGCCCTTCGAGGACCTGAATCTGTCCGGCCCCGTACTCGTTATCCTGAGACATCTGAAGTGGCCTAGGATAGCCCGTCCCTTAAAGGCTCGCACGCGCGGGCGCGAACTACTTACAGGAACGCTGCTTCGAGCCACCAACGGCGGACCTGTCGTGCAATTTTCGACCGGTTCTGACCTGCAACCGCGGTCACGATTCGCCAGCCCCGTTCACTTTCACCCTGGTGCCGGTGAGTACTTAACGCGGGACTGGGTAGATGCGGCACAGGAAATGACGTCGTTCCAGTCGACGCTCGGTGAAGACGAGGGGATCGCAGAGGAGTTGGCGAAAGGCCAGCGAGAGATCTCCATCGCCGAGTTCTTCGAGAAGAACAAGCACATGTTGGGCTTCGACAGTGGAGCCCGCGGGTTGGTCACCGCCGTCAAGGAGGCTGTGGACAACGCGCTCGACGCCACGGAGGAGGCGGGCATCCAGCCCGACATCTACGTGGAAATCAGCGAGGTACGCGACTACTATCGCCTCGTCATCGAAGACAACGGGCCGGGCATCACGAAAGAACAGGTGCCCAAAGTGTTCGGGAAACTCCTCTATGGGTCTCGTTTCCACGCACGCGAACAGTCCCGCGGTCAGCAGGGTATCGGTATCTCTGCGGCAGTTCTCTACTCGCAACTGACGAGCGGGAAACCCGCGAAGATTACGAGTCGGACGCAAGGTTCCGCGGACGCCGAGTACTTCGAACTCGTCATCGACACGGACAAGAACGAACCCGAGATTCGCACGTCGAAGACCACGTCGTGGGACCGGCCCCACGGCACGCGAATCGAGTTAGAGATGGAAGCGAACATGCGGGCGCGCCAGCAACTCCACGACTACATCCTCCACACGGCAGTCGTGAACCCGCACGCACGCTTCGAACTTCGGGAACCCGGCCTCGACGAACCGATGAAGTTCGAACGGGCCACCGACCAACTTCCGGAACAGACCAGCGAGATTCGGCCACACCCACACGGGGTCGAACTCGGGACGCTGTTGAAGATGCTCACTGCGACGGAGTCGTACTCCGTCTCCGGGTTCCTCCAAGAGGAGTTCACCCGCGTCGGTGCGAAAACGTCGAGCAAAGTTATCGACGCCTTCCGTGACCGACACTTCGGCCGCGAGATGACGTGGAAGACGCCGGCGACACACGAATCGGACGAACTCGTCGCCGTCGTCGAAGATGCAATCGCGAACAAAGGGAAAGGCCCGACGGCCGCGTTCGCCGAGGAACTCGTCGATATCGTCGTCGGCAAAGACCGCATCGCCCACGAAGAACTCGTGACTATCGTCGGCAACGTTGCCGAGTCGGTCGGTGCCGAGACGGACACCTCGTTCGGTGACACGGTTCAATCGAACGTCGTCGAAGCCCTGTGGCCCGTCCTCACCGAGGACCGCGAAGGCGACATCTACAGTATCGTCGACGAGGTGACGACGACGAAGAAGAGCGACGCCGGCAAAGTGTCGATTTCGCGTTCTATCGCGACGCAGTTCGCCGAGACGACCGGACCCGCAGACCGCGCCACACACGACGACATCGACGAGTTCGTCACGTGGGCGGCGGAACGAACCAAAGAACGGCAAGACGAGACGTACGGCGAGACGGCCCGCGAGAACATCGTGGACGCACTCTGGTCACGCATGCGAACTGTCTCGGACGACGTACCGAAAGTCCGTGACATCGCCGACGACCGGGACGTGGCCCGCGACTTGCTCGAAGGCATGCGCGAGACGGACATCCTCGCGCCACCGACGGACTGTCTCTCGCCCATCACGGCCGAACTCGTCGAAGAAGGGCTGAAAAAAGAGTTCGACGCCGACTTCTACGCCGCGGCGACGCGTGACGCGGAAGTCCACGGCGGCGACCCGTTCATCGTCGAAGCGGGCATCGCCTACGGCGGCGAACTCAAATCCGAGGGGAGCATCGACCTGCTTCGCTTCGCGAACCGCGTCCCCCTCGTCTACCAGCAGGGCGCGTGTACCATCACGCACGTCGTGAAGGACATCGGCTGGCGGAACTACGGCCTCGACCAACCGGGCGGGAGCGGCATGCCGAACGGTCCCGCCGTCCTCATGGTCCACGTCGCATCCACGAACGTGCCGTTCACGAGCGAGTCGAAAGACGCACTCGCGGACGTGCCGGCGATTCAAGACGAAGTCGAACTCGCCATCCGCGAGGCGGCCCGCGACCTCAAGTCGTACCTCTCGAAGCGTCGTTCGCTCCAGAAGCGCCGGAAGAAGCAGGACGTGCTCGGTCGCATCCTGCCGCAGATGGCGACAAAACTCTCGGAAGTCACCGGACGCGAGGAACCCAACATCGAGGGCGCACTCGCTCGCATCATGAACAACGTGAGTGTGGACCGCGACGTCGACGACGGCGAGGTGACGCTCACAGTGAAGAACTACTCGAGTACGAACGAGGCACCCGACATCACGGACATCGTCTCTGCGGAACCGAGCGGTCTCAACGGTGACGCTACGGTGGTCGACCTCGACGGCGAGTGGTTCGTCAAGTGGAGTCCGGAGGTGTCTGCCGGCGAATCGGCGACGCTCACGTACTCAGTCGCACAGGACGCGTCGTTCGACATCAACGTCGACGGCGTCGAGACGGAGAAACTCACGGTGAACGCATAATGGCATCCGAATCCAAGACCTCCGAGGAGATTGCCCGCGAACGGCTCATCGACCTCGCAGCGGAGTTCTACGACCAGTTCGACCGCGGGGAGATTCCCGAGATGAAACTCCCGACGCGGACGAAGAGCAACATCGAATACGACGAAGACTCGCACGTGTGGGTCTACGGCGACCGAACCTCGACCCGGTCGGCGAACAGCGTCCGCGGCGCGCGGAAACTGCTGAAGGCCGCCTACACTATCGAGTTCCTCGCCCGGCAACTCGACGAAGACCGCTCGTCTACCCTCCGTGAACTCTACTACCTCTCCGAGTCGTGGGACGCAGAAGAGGCCCACTTCTCCGACCAGGACGAGTCGAACCAACTCGTCGAAGACCTCGAAATCGTCTCGAAGGTCACCCGTGAGGACTTCCACATGCGACCCGAGGAGTCGGGTGCGACGCTCATGGGGCCACTCCAGATTCGCGAGCAGACTCGCCGCGGCGAGCGCGAAATCCACTGTCAAGGTGACGTGGGCGAAGGTGGCTATCAGATTCCGAACAACCCGGACACCATCGAGTTCCTCGACCACGACATCGACTTCGTGATGTGTGTCGAGACCGGTGGTATGCGCGACCGTCTCATCGAAAACGGGTTCGACGAGGAGTACAACGCCCTCATCGTCCACCTGAAGGGACAACCCGCACGGGCGACCCGTCGTATCACCAAGCGACTCCACGACGAACTCGACTTGCCCGTCGTGGTCTTCACAGACGGCGACCCGTGGTCGTACCGCATCTTCGGGTCCGTCGCGTACGGGTCCATCAAGTCTGCACACCTCTCGGAGTACCTCGCGACGCCGGAAGCCCGGTTCGTGGGTATCCAACCGCAGGACATCGTCGACTACGACCTGCCGACCGACCCGCTGGCAGACTCCGACATCAACGCGCTCAAGTCCGAACTGGACGACCCGCGCTTCATGACCGACTACTGGGAGGAGCAGATAGAACTGCAACTCGACATCGGGAAGAAGGCAGAACAGCAGGCACTCGCGGCACGCGGTCTGGACTTCGTCACCGACGAATACCTGCCCACGCGTCTGGACGAGATGGGCGTCATCTGACTCGGCGAGGCACGTTCCGGCCCCGCTTTCGTTTTTCGTGCCCGCTTACGGATACAGTCCGTCACCGCGGAATCCGTCGAAGAATCGACTGACGACGCCGTTGAGTTCTCTCGGCGTCCCGGTCGCAAGGTTGTGCCCGACACCCTTGAACATCGCCAGCGTCGCGTCGTCGATGCCATCTTTCACCTCGCGGATGCGCGGTTCGGGGAACAGTCGGTCAGCGTCCCCCGCCGCGACGAGCGTAGGTGCGTCGATTGTTTCGAGAATCTCACGTGAGTCGTGTTCGAGACAGGCGGTACACGAAAGAACCACGTCGGCGGGAACCTCCGGACGGAAGTCGGCGACTCGTCCGGCGAGTTGGATGAGTGGCGGAGCGATGCGCTTCTCGTACCCGTCTGCTACCTCGCGTTCGGTGTCCGCGAGTACGTCGCTCCACTTTCCTTTGCCCGCCCAGTTCCGCCACCGTTTCAGTGCCGTTTC is drawn from Haloferax litoreum and contains these coding sequences:
- the gyrB gene encoding DNA topoisomerase (ATP-hydrolyzing) subunit B, which produces MSQDNEYGAGQIQVLEGLEAVRKRPAMYIGSTDSRGLHHLVYEVVDNSIDEALAGYCDAIEVTLHEDGSVSVADNGRGIPVDTHEQYDRPALEVIMTILHAGGKFDNKSYQVSGGLHGVGVSVVNALSKELEVEVKRDGALWRHRFELGEPLPDGFERVRDLEPDEDTGTVITFWPDSDIFETDEFDFKTLENRLRELAFLNSGVEIALTDERTGESSTFLFEGGIREFVEYLDETKTSLHEDVIYYEDESDGIAVEIAMQATDELQGSIHAFANNINTREGGTHLTGFKTALTRVVNDYANSEGMLSDLDGDNLRGEDVREGLTAVISIKHPDPQFEGQTKTKLGNSEVRGIVESVTHEKLGTYFEENPDVAQAIIMKAVEAARARKAAKQAEELTRRKSALESTALPGKLADCQTRDPSESELFVVEGDSAGGSAKQGRDRKFQAILPLRGKILNVEKHRLDRILQNNEVRALITAIGAGIGDEFDIEDARYNRIILMTDADVDGAHIRTLLLTLLYRHMRPLIEAGYVYAAQPPLYRVRYRGNTYDAMNEEERDRIIEEKCNGNPTQVQRFKGLGEMNPDQLWETTMNPENRVLKRITIEDAAAADRMFSILMGDAVEPRKEFIKEHATEAEWVDI
- the gyrA gene encoding DNA gyrase subunit A — translated: MSSDAPDSFEPGAGIAAEIRNARIEDEMEQSYIDYAMSVIAGRALPDVRDGLKPVHRRILYAMHQAGVTSNSSHRKSSSIVGETMGDYHPHGDSAIYDTLARMAQDFSMRYPLVDGQGNFGSVDGDPPAAMRYTEARMSSIAEELLADIDKDTVDFQSNYDDRKQEPTVLPSSFPNLLVNGSSGIAVGMSTNIPPHNLGEVIDATVELIENPDATVSDLMEHVKGPDFPTGANIVGRNAVHKAYKTGRGRVRVRADYDVDEEEGRIVINELPYQENKARLIERIADDVNAGKIEGIRDIRDESDRDGIRVVIELKRGAMAEVVKNQLLDNHLESTFGVINLALVDGQPQVLTLKETLQHYLDHRRDVVRRRSEYELAEAEDRAHILEGRLKALDNIDDVVETIRNSESRDDAKAALRGEVTVEVDGEPLPAFDFSEDQANHIVSMQLGSLTSMEAAEIEDEYEDVQATIERLETILGDASELDAVIESELLDIKDEYADDRRTSFVANTGEVTRADLIPEEDVVVVVSEDDYIKRMPVSRFRAQHRGGKGIIGTDLKEGDKVSSVFVTNTHDDLLCFTNHGQVYQLKTYQVPEMSRTARGKSAVNLLDFDDGEEITAVVNCDDLEEEDGYLTMVTRSGYIKRTNMDRFQNILSTGIIATKLDDGDELVDVEVTRGAHDLVIGTEQGMSIRFDEDEVRAMGRSARGVRGIKLTGDDQVAGVAAIDEAHHSWILTVTENGYGKRTDLDKYRAQSRNGKGLIDIKTNERNGPVCAINTVGEGDHLVVMSDEGQILRTPVEDISTVGRNTMGVIVMDLDAGDTVASVDVIPPAMTTEDEELEDDAVDAGDADETAETNEVSAAPDADEEPEADEE